From the genome of Cytobacillus luteolus, one region includes:
- a CDS encoding DEAD/DEAH box helicase, producing the protein MELKDFQKYSLRQVNIYLDKLLEKKAKFDEQILIDKDFEFDFPKKAWEELGLEEEYKPKKNGLGEYLPNFCLKVPTGGGKTLLAVKTVDSILTYYTQSKTGFILWIVPSNQIYRQTLEGLKDREHPYRQSLDIASGDRTMIIEKSDYFTPQDIQENLVIMLLMLPSANRQTRETLKIFQDSGGYEVFFPDEDSPAENNALLEKIGNLDCYSDETGFFGNQIKTSLGNTIKLLKPIIIVDEGHKSYSINAQTTIMNFNPKIIVELSATPTELSNKLVNVTGLDLLKEEMIKLDLHINNKASTDWRHTMLESVSKRNELEEIAIDYAANSGMKIRPICLVQVERTGGDQIGQGYIHAEDVKNYLLNECNIPTDHIAIKTSETDDIEGIDLMDPDCPIRYVITKQALQEGWDCPFAYVLTILSNSQAERSMTQLVGRILRQPYAKKTGISDLDESYVYCYRQQSGRLIDEIRERLKEDGMGDIANRISETSDTGGQIPNAREIPIKYREKYKKFQGKIFLPRFVYQEENNWREVSYEMDIFRRIDWSKVDLSEIENLTLEKRKQKDQILDITASNDKEEVIKISNKKDFIAGLSIDPLFVTRHMLSVVPNPWIAHEIAEGVFNKLSTRYDKVMVEDNFVYIIEELVKKLELERDRLAEDVFRELVIEKRIQFFIQEDSAHRIPSRITIKDNSTRLTKENREPIQLSLFEQVPADDMNGLEQKVALYLEEQEKLLWWYRNLVKKNFYYVQGWKKNRIYPDFILADKSKDNEQDYDTLYIIETKGLHLKNEDTKYKESVFELCNELGKKTSWNELGIDLGEKNIEFQVIYENEWRRKLNSIFEE; encoded by the coding sequence ATGGAATTAAAAGATTTTCAAAAATATTCACTTAGACAAGTTAATATCTACTTGGATAAATTGTTAGAGAAAAAAGCCAAATTTGATGAACAAATACTAATAGATAAAGATTTCGAATTCGATTTTCCGAAGAAAGCATGGGAAGAACTCGGTTTAGAAGAAGAGTATAAACCTAAGAAGAATGGTTTAGGTGAGTATTTACCAAATTTCTGTTTAAAAGTTCCAACTGGTGGAGGAAAAACGTTACTTGCAGTAAAAACTGTAGACTCCATATTGACTTATTATACGCAAAGTAAGACAGGTTTCATCTTATGGATTGTCCCAAGTAATCAAATATACAGACAAACATTAGAAGGCTTAAAAGACAGGGAACATCCATATAGACAATCTCTTGATATAGCAAGTGGAGATAGGACAATGATTATTGAGAAGAGTGATTATTTTACTCCACAAGATATCCAAGAAAACTTAGTAATAATGCTTTTAATGTTACCAAGTGCAAATAGACAGACTAGAGAAACCTTAAAGATATTTCAAGATTCAGGTGGTTATGAGGTGTTTTTTCCAGATGAAGATTCACCAGCAGAGAATAATGCACTTCTAGAGAAAATAGGTAATCTTGATTGTTACTCAGATGAAACTGGATTCTTCGGTAATCAAATAAAAACCTCTTTAGGTAATACTATCAAGCTATTGAAACCAATAATAATTGTTGACGAGGGCCATAAGAGTTACAGTATTAATGCTCAAACAACTATTATGAATTTTAATCCGAAAATAATTGTAGAACTCTCTGCTACTCCAACAGAATTAAGTAACAAACTTGTAAATGTTACCGGTTTGGACTTACTAAAAGAAGAAATGATAAAGCTAGATTTACACATTAATAATAAAGCTAGTACGGACTGGCGACACACAATGCTTGAAAGTGTAAGTAAAAGAAATGAATTAGAAGAGATTGCTATAGATTATGCTGCTAACTCAGGTATGAAAATTCGTCCAATATGCTTAGTACAAGTGGAAAGAACAGGTGGTGATCAAATTGGACAGGGTTATATCCATGCAGAGGATGTAAAAAATTATCTATTAAACGAATGCAATATACCTACTGATCATATCGCAATTAAAACAAGTGAAACTGATGATATTGAAGGTATTGATTTAATGGACCCAGATTGTCCTATTAGATATGTAATTACTAAACAAGCTTTACAAGAAGGTTGGGATTGTCCATTTGCTTATGTTTTAACCATATTAAGTAATTCACAAGCAGAGAGATCGATGACTCAATTAGTAGGTCGAATACTTAGACAACCATATGCAAAAAAAACAGGTATTTCAGATTTGGATGAAAGTTATGTCTATTGCTATAGACAACAGTCAGGAAGACTTATAGATGAGATAAGGGAAAGGCTCAAAGAAGATGGAATGGGTGATATAGCTAATAGAATCTCCGAGACTTCCGATACTGGTGGCCAGATACCCAATGCTAGAGAAATACCAATTAAATACAGAGAAAAATATAAAAAATTTCAAGGGAAGATATTTTTACCTCGTTTTGTATATCAAGAGGAAAATAACTGGCGTGAAGTAAGTTACGAAATGGACATATTCAGAAGAATAGATTGGTCTAAAGTTGATCTTTCAGAAATTGAAAATTTAACATTAGAAAAAAGAAAACAAAAGGATCAAATATTAGATATTACAGCAAGTAACGACAAGGAAGAAGTAATTAAAATCTCTAATAAGAAAGATTTTATAGCTGGTCTATCTATCGATCCTCTATTTGTAACTCGTCATATGTTATCGGTTGTTCCAAACCCTTGGATAGCACATGAAATAGCAGAGGGAGTGTTCAATAAACTCTCAACAAGGTACGATAAGGTAATGGTTGAAGATAACTTTGTGTATATTATTGAAGAACTAGTCAAAAAGTTAGAACTTGAGAGGGATAGATTAGCCGAAGATGTTTTTAGGGAATTAGTAATAGAAAAAAGAATTCAGTTTTTTATTCAAGAGGATTCAGCTCATAGAATTCCAAGTAGAATAACGATAAAAGATAATTCTACAAGATTGACAAAGGAAAACAGAGAACCTATTCAGCTGAGTCTTTTTGAACAAGTTCCAGCTGACGATATGAACGGCTTGGAACAGAAAGTAGCACTTTATCTTGAGGAGCAAGAAAAACTTTTATGGTGGTATAGAAATCTTGTAAAGAAGAATTTTTATTATGTTCAGGGTTGGAAAAAGAACAGAATTTATCCTGATTTCATTCTTGCCGATAAAAGTAAAGATAACGAACAAGACTACGATACTTTATATATTATTGAAACAAAAGGATTACACCTAAAAAATGAAGATACTAAGTACAAAGAAAGTGTATTTGAGTTATGTAACGAATTGGGAAAGAAAACATCGTGGAATGAACTCGGAATAGACCTAGGTGAAAAAAATATAGAGTTTCAGGTAATATATGAGAACGAATGGAGAAGGAAGCTAAATTCTATTTTTGAAGAGTAG
- a CDS encoding divergent PAP2 family protein produces the protein MNKAVYTALASIGLAQFLKIPIKKIKTGKWDWGTFVETGGMPSSHSAGVASLATYVALKRGVSTIDFALSTVFGLIVMYDAQGIRRQTGELTLKVNQLDENIERLSGDQDKHFHDKKEQKLKEMLGHQPQEVLGGALFGLLTGTIGYLLTKKE, from the coding sequence ATGAATAAAGCAGTATATACAGCACTTGCATCCATTGGACTTGCTCAGTTTTTAAAAATTCCTATTAAGAAAATCAAAACGGGTAAATGGGATTGGGGAACCTTTGTAGAAACAGGTGGGATGCCCAGTTCTCACTCAGCCGGTGTAGCCTCTTTAGCAACATATGTTGCCTTAAAAAGAGGAGTTAGCACAATTGATTTTGCTCTATCAACTGTTTTCGGTCTAATCGTTATGTATGATGCGCAAGGGATACGCAGACAAACAGGTGAATTAACATTAAAGGTGAATCAGCTTGATGAAAATATCGAACGATTAAGTGGAGACCAAGATAAACATTTTCATGATAAAAAAGAACAGAAGTTAAAAGAAATGTTAGGTCATCAGCCACAGGAAGTTCTTGGAGGGGCACTATTTGGTTTATTAACAGGGACAATCGGGTACCTTTTAACTAAAAAAGAATAG
- a CDS encoding DMT family transporter, translating into MKKTLLADSSLLFVAFIWGTTFVLVQNAIRVLEPMSFNATRFFLAGMILLLWLFLFYRSQIKQINKKMLTAGILMGLWLFSGYALQTFGLLYTTSSKAGFITGLSVVLVPLFAFFLLKQKPKPNAILGVLVATVGLYMLTLGDSVSVNKGDVLVFFCAISFALHIIFTGKYTTLFPTLLLTVTQILTVAVLCSVFAFIFEDWKAIYSKDILLSNEVIIALLITSIFATALAFFLQTNFQKYTTPTRVALIFAMEPVFAALGGYYLADERLTLIAIFGCLFIFVGMIFTELPGRKKKSIQASEHISY; encoded by the coding sequence ATGAAAAAAACATTACTTGCCGATAGTAGCCTGTTATTTGTTGCTTTTATATGGGGAACTACCTTCGTATTGGTTCAAAATGCTATCAGAGTTTTAGAGCCCATGTCATTTAATGCAACACGATTTTTTTTAGCTGGTATGATCCTACTTTTATGGCTATTTCTTTTTTATCGATCACAAATAAAACAAATTAATAAAAAAATGTTAACTGCAGGAATTTTAATGGGCTTATGGCTTTTTAGTGGATACGCCCTACAAACCTTTGGACTACTCTATACAACGTCCTCAAAAGCTGGTTTTATTACAGGTTTAAGTGTTGTTCTAGTTCCATTGTTTGCTTTCTTCCTACTGAAACAAAAACCAAAGCCTAATGCAATACTGGGTGTATTAGTAGCAACAGTTGGATTGTACATGTTAACGCTAGGGGATTCTGTTAGTGTAAACAAGGGCGATGTTTTAGTATTTTTTTGTGCGATTTCATTTGCTCTTCATATAATTTTTACTGGCAAGTATACAACTCTTTTTCCAACACTTTTACTTACAGTAACTCAAATACTTACAGTCGCTGTATTATGTTCAGTATTTGCATTCATATTTGAGGATTGGAAAGCAATCTATTCAAAGGATATTCTTCTCTCAAATGAAGTAATCATCGCATTACTTATAACATCTATTTTTGCTACTGCCTTAGCCTTTTTCCTACAAACCAATTTTCAAAAATATACTACTCCAACCCGTGTTGCTCTTATTTTTGCGATGGAACCAGTATTTGCAGCACTAGGTGGTTATTACTTAGCAGATGAAAGACTAACACTTATTGCTATTTTCGGATGCTTGTTTATCTTTGTTGGGATGATTTTCACAGAGTTACCTGGTCGTAAGAAAAAAAGCATACAAGCATCAGAACATATATCCTATTAA
- a CDS encoding DUF4231 domain-containing protein: MSVWTYFTYGYLLTAILTFYPTLKAILRKVKLHPGGESFDKNQHFSEQTRELLTQHYSRIQGTLIFWKNQAEKYRNFHYYCLCWTIPSSITIPILIQSMNAGNFNSSSLLVTIISSHTAILLAFHRGFKVDKNFKSFRHGESEFYDLYRRLLDRPSSFGKNEIEQIENYFIEVETIRKFVRNAETDNMPSIEDTKAPNNKTTSI, translated from the coding sequence ATGAGCGTTTGGACTTATTTTACTTATGGGTATTTGTTAACTGCTATATTAACTTTTTACCCTACTTTAAAAGCAATCCTTCGAAAAGTTAAATTGCACCCAGGTGGAGAATCATTTGATAAAAACCAACACTTTTCAGAACAAACAAGAGAATTATTAACACAACATTATTCAAGGATACAAGGTACTTTAATATTTTGGAAAAACCAAGCTGAAAAATACAGGAATTTTCATTACTATTGTTTGTGCTGGACGATACCTTCTTCAATAACCATACCAATATTAATTCAAAGTATGAATGCAGGAAATTTTAACTCATCAAGTTTGTTAGTAACAATAATTTCTTCTCATACCGCTATATTGTTGGCATTTCATCGGGGGTTCAAAGTTGATAAAAATTTTAAATCTTTTAGACATGGAGAATCTGAGTTTTATGACTTATATAGAAGGTTATTAGATCGACCATCATCTTTTGGAAAAAATGAAATTGAGCAGATCGAAAATTATTTTATTGAGGTTGAAACTATTAGGAAATTCGTTAGAAATGCAGAAACTGATAATATGCCTTCTATTGAAGATACTAAAGCACCAAACAATAAAACTACATCAATCTAA
- a CDS encoding HEPN/Toprim-associated domain-containing protein encodes MGHYATLTVNGFELYSSKSFVNPELMTLFRESDKQIQNWIDEDNEELVSYRYVNSVKNIKLRLDIMGFNLNNSHNDFITNNDYEYYVPVYEDEQIEDQVLSGYTFDSWLKAMENIIFNKFSIYELKDKFCNFKKNNSPIETYILIEHFDGESFFGFESSDIRFVIRSLLELFSDEDKFILDYSDLIDGGYCDETDELSQESIDLLSKSSLANQKTIIITEGSSDISIIKRTMKVLYPDVLEYYSFMDFSTPKASGSAASLVNYLKGFIGSGINNKVIGLFDNDTAAIDAVKNLKNINIPSNIKILHYPELDIANHYPTLGPTGTIKTNVNGLAGSIELYLGTDILMDNQNNFTPIQWKGYNSSLNQYQGEIVDKDLLLKKYYDLLDDIEKGKLPNLEIHDWSGMEKIFDMIFKAFD; translated from the coding sequence ATGGGGCATTATGCTACATTAACTGTAAATGGCTTTGAGCTTTATTCATCTAAAAGCTTTGTAAATCCCGAACTCATGACTTTGTTTAGGGAATCAGATAAACAAATACAAAACTGGATTGACGAAGATAATGAAGAATTGGTTTCCTATAGATATGTTAATTCAGTAAAAAATATCAAGTTGCGTTTAGATATTATGGGATTTAACTTAAACAATTCTCATAATGATTTTATAACGAATAATGACTATGAGTATTATGTACCCGTTTATGAAGATGAACAAATAGAAGACCAAGTGCTTTCTGGATATACATTTGATAGCTGGCTAAAAGCAATGGAAAATATAATTTTTAATAAGTTCAGTATTTATGAATTAAAAGATAAATTTTGTAATTTTAAAAAGAACAATAGTCCTATAGAAACCTATATTTTGATAGAGCATTTTGATGGTGAATCATTTTTTGGTTTTGAATCATCAGATATAAGATTTGTAATTAGAAGTCTATTGGAATTATTCAGCGACGAGGATAAATTTATTTTAGATTATTCTGACCTTATAGACGGTGGATATTGTGATGAAACTGATGAGCTTAGTCAGGAATCAATAGATTTATTATCTAAATCTTCCTTAGCTAATCAGAAGACCATTATAATAACAGAAGGATCTTCTGACATATCAATAATCAAAAGAACTATGAAGGTATTGTATCCGGATGTTTTAGAATATTATTCCTTTATGGATTTTAGTACCCCAAAAGCATCCGGTAGTGCAGCATCACTTGTAAATTACCTAAAAGGATTTATCGGCTCAGGTATTAATAACAAAGTTATTGGTCTTTTTGATAACGACACTGCTGCAATTGATGCAGTAAAAAATCTAAAAAATATTAATATACCCTCAAATATAAAAATTTTGCACTACCCAGAGTTAGATATAGCAAACCACTATCCTACATTAGGTCCTACCGGAACTATAAAAACAAATGTCAATGGTTTAGCAGGTAGTATCGAATTATATTTGGGGACAGATATTTTAATGGATAATCAAAATAATTTTACTCCTATCCAGTGGAAAGGGTACAATTCTTCATTGAATCAGTATCAAGGAGAAATTGTTGATAAGGACCTTTTACTAAAGAAATATTATGATTTACTAGATGATATAGAAAAAGGTAAATTACCTAATTTAGAAATACATGATTGGTCAGGAATGGAGAAAATCTTTGATATGATATTTAAGGCATTTGATTAA
- a CDS encoding restriction endonuclease, translating into MLRDKYDFIYNFVAEDPTYFIDREGNHEVERLISIIGKEYIDSVSRKKPEEIIAYSGYKQKKKELHPVLSRLILLSKLLVNEKIGYVNLKELWKFTNEVVIDFGAESFSKNFKRHFKNIENITLHECVIKYLNIEELNSNNGEIKHKFLYFLMKNNKFTEKKIFSTKIIKDYSSCIQTLNYLLEKEYLSEYSNRLLSKPITSKGLISINDVDLMTGEEFEKFVSSLFEKMGYRTEQTKISGDQGIDVIAEKNAMKIGIQAKRYSGTVSNSAIQEVVAGVNYYNLSKGLVITNSRFSKSAIKLAEANKIVLWDRTLLVEKINEVKL; encoded by the coding sequence ATGCTTAGAGATAAGTATGATTTTATATATAATTTTGTTGCCGAAGATCCTACTTATTTTATAGATAGGGAAGGTAATCATGAGGTTGAAAGGCTAATATCCATAATTGGAAAGGAATATATTGATAGTGTAAGCCGTAAAAAACCAGAAGAAATTATTGCTTATTCTGGATATAAGCAGAAAAAGAAAGAACTGCACCCAGTTTTAAGTAGGTTAATCTTATTATCTAAGTTGCTAGTTAATGAAAAGATTGGTTATGTTAATTTGAAAGAGTTATGGAAATTTACTAATGAAGTTGTAATAGATTTTGGTGCAGAAAGTTTTTCTAAGAATTTTAAGAGACATTTTAAAAATATAGAAAATATTACTCTTCATGAGTGTGTCATTAAATATCTTAATATTGAAGAATTAAACTCAAATAATGGTGAAATCAAGCATAAGTTTCTCTACTTCCTGATGAAGAACAATAAATTTACTGAGAAAAAAATATTTTCTACAAAAATTATTAAAGACTATTCAAGCTGTATACAAACATTAAATTACTTGTTAGAAAAAGAATATTTAAGTGAATATAGCAACCGTTTACTTAGTAAACCTATAACATCCAAAGGGTTAATTAGTATTAATGATGTAGACCTAATGACTGGTGAAGAGTTTGAAAAATTTGTGAGTAGTCTATTTGAAAAAATGGGTTACCGTACTGAACAAACAAAAATTTCTGGTGATCAAGGAATTGATGTAATTGCCGAAAAAAATGCTATGAAAATTGGTATTCAAGCTAAAAGATACTCAGGAACTGTTTCAAACTCTGCTATCCAAGAAGTTGTAGCTGGCGTAAATTATTATAACCTTTCTAAAGGATTAGTTATAACAAATAGTAGATTTTCAAAGTCCGCTATTAAATTGGCTGAGGCAAATAAAATAGTTTTATGGGATAGAACTTTACTAGTTGAAAAAATTAATGAGGTCAAATTATGA
- a CDS encoding site-specific DNA-methyltransferase — translation MPIINFKGKAFVQNYHYGVKYHELIPENDKSITEKVSLHDNLIIKGDNLKALKALLPIYSGKVQVVVIDPPYNTGNEKWIYNDNVNSPMMQSWLGEVVNKDDLSRHDKWLCMMMPRLKLLRELMSKDGIIAITIDDHEVHNLGLLMDEIFGAENRVACAPWLSEPSGGKEKTGLRTGHEYIVIYHNGDPSCLTQEEVDVGELNLVDKFGPYQKGRELRKWGGTSLREDRPGQWFSITTPDGTEVYPIRNDGKEGHWRWGKNNPDMMAILEDYEHAHWEAMPYDDGVTYNGETKRWVPYAKIRELTKKIGWKTWLDDLGSNADGTRIIKDIFGEKIFDTPKPVKLYKWIVGLHSNPDAIVLDSFAGSGTTAHAVLELNKEDYGNRKFILVEMEEYANDITAERVRRIINGVETARDESVKNGFGGSFSLFSLGNAIEMELFLKGDRLPSYGDLARYVFYTSTGEEFDPEQVNESISYIGESTEYEVYLFYKPDMEYLKTTALTLEKARELKTYAGKKRLVFAPMKYLDQNHLHELNIEFCQLPFEIYKFKG, via the coding sequence ATGCCAATTATAAATTTCAAGGGGAAGGCGTTTGTTCAAAATTATCATTACGGGGTAAAATATCACGAATTAATACCAGAAAACGATAAGAGTATTACAGAAAAAGTGAGTCTCCATGATAACTTAATAATTAAAGGCGATAATTTGAAAGCTCTTAAAGCTCTACTTCCCATTTATAGTGGTAAGGTACAGGTCGTTGTAATTGATCCACCATATAATACTGGTAATGAAAAATGGATCTATAATGATAATGTTAATTCACCTATGATGCAAAGTTGGCTGGGAGAAGTTGTGAATAAAGATGATTTAAGCAGGCACGATAAATGGCTTTGTATGATGATGCCTAGACTAAAACTATTACGTGAATTAATGAGTAAAGATGGAATAATTGCGATAACAATTGATGATCATGAGGTACATAACCTAGGTTTGTTAATGGATGAGATATTTGGTGCTGAAAACAGAGTTGCATGTGCTCCTTGGTTATCGGAGCCAAGTGGTGGTAAGGAAAAAACTGGCCTTAGAACTGGACATGAATATATAGTAATCTATCATAATGGGGATCCTTCTTGTTTAACTCAAGAAGAAGTAGATGTAGGAGAACTCAATTTAGTTGATAAATTTGGACCATATCAAAAGGGTAGAGAATTACGAAAATGGGGAGGAACTTCACTAAGAGAGGATCGTCCTGGACAATGGTTTTCTATTACCACTCCTGATGGAACTGAGGTTTATCCTATTCGTAACGATGGTAAAGAGGGGCATTGGAGATGGGGAAAGAATAACCCTGATATGATGGCAATTTTAGAAGATTACGAACATGCACATTGGGAAGCGATGCCCTATGATGATGGGGTAACGTATAATGGTGAAACTAAAAGATGGGTTCCTTATGCTAAGATTCGTGAGCTTACTAAAAAAATTGGATGGAAGACATGGTTGGATGACTTAGGAAGTAATGCAGATGGAACTAGGATTATTAAGGATATATTTGGAGAGAAAATCTTCGATACCCCTAAACCAGTTAAACTATATAAATGGATTGTTGGCCTTCATAGTAATCCTGATGCAATAGTTCTAGATAGCTTTGCTGGATCAGGTACTACTGCACATGCTGTTTTGGAGTTAAATAAAGAAGACTACGGCAATCGTAAATTTATATTAGTAGAAATGGAAGAATATGCTAACGATATAACAGCTGAAAGAGTCCGTAGAATAATTAATGGTGTTGAAACAGCAAGAGATGAAAGTGTGAAAAATGGGTTTGGTGGGAGCTTTTCTTTATTTTCATTAGGTAATGCTATTGAAATGGAACTGTTCTTAAAAGGTGATAGATTACCATCATATGGGGATTTAGCTAGGTATGTTTTCTATACATCGACGGGGGAAGAGTTTGATCCTGAACAAGTTAATGAGTCTATTTCATATATTGGTGAGTCAACTGAATATGAAGTGTATCTTTTTTACAAACCAGATATGGAATATCTAAAAACTACGGCACTTACATTAGAGAAGGCTAGAGAGTTAAAAACATATGCTGGGAAAAAAAGATTAGTATTTGCACCTATGAAATATTTAGATCAAAATCATTTACATGAACTTAATATTGAGTTTTGCCAACTTCCATTTGAAATATATAAATTTAAGGGTTGA
- a CDS encoding reverse transcriptase-like protein: MIEVYIDGASAGNPGPSGAGIFIKGNGQVERYSIPLGTMSNHEAEYYSLIKALEICIKQGYRTVSFRTDSQLVDRAIEKEYVKNKTYAPLLEKALSLSNQLDLFFMKWIPSSQNNVADELARKAIQLNTPKE, from the coding sequence TTGATTGAAGTATATATAGATGGTGCTAGTGCTGGTAATCCTGGACCATCTGGCGCAGGAATATTTATAAAAGGGAATGGTCAGGTGGAACGCTATTCCATTCCTTTAGGTACAATGTCAAATCATGAAGCTGAGTATTATTCCCTCATTAAAGCACTAGAGATTTGTATTAAACAAGGATATAGAACTGTGTCCTTCCGAACTGACTCACAGCTAGTAGATCGGGCGATAGAAAAGGAATATGTAAAAAATAAAACATACGCCCCTCTGTTAGAAAAAGCACTCTCTCTATCAAACCAATTAGATTTATTTTTTATGAAGTGGATCCCGAGCAGTCAGAATAATGTGGCTGATGAGTTAGCTCGTAAGGCTATACAATTGAATACACCAAAGGAATGA
- a CDS encoding DUF6123 family protein, with product MNKSVKTVEDYLSYLAEKGFIFGEDALGFISFGQHYTGASDELVNTALEITLKAQKQFDGSFYVSVLEMFKEHDIVKRKDAYKLIEERKII from the coding sequence TTGAATAAATCAGTAAAAACAGTAGAAGATTATCTTTCCTATTTAGCAGAGAAAGGATTCATTTTTGGGGAAGACGCGCTCGGCTTTATTTCATTTGGTCAGCATTATACAGGTGCTTCAGATGAGTTAGTAAATACTGCATTAGAAATAACATTGAAAGCACAAAAGCAGTTTGATGGGAGCTTCTATGTTTCTGTTCTAGAAATGTTTAAAGAGCACGATATCGTGAAAAGAAAAGATGCTTATAAACTAATTGAAGAAAGAAAAATCATATAA
- a CDS encoding RES domain-containing protein has product MPCSKIRLDIPNYKKYIRVFKPEKMEKKIRKLKSLDLKRVNEADIISTLKDVVSYIPSPSAGHSVINMVSSSRRIINGTNLFRVRTCGDDLEEMKTESDAWNPPVKIVKTGRVNKEGESLLYVAEDMETAMKEMKMQNNQYFWLIVYDVIKDVDLIDIGEYCFDNGEFDQIYRMIAAFFKYEFMRKVDIGQEHEYRVSNLIAKLFYPYTIYKVDGWSYPSVANEGSKCLCLAPEKARGKMKIKYAIKYLKLEDEIIPSHIAYLNKVRRFEYQTLT; this is encoded by the coding sequence TTGCCATGTAGTAAAATTAGATTAGATATACCTAACTACAAAAAATACATTAGAGTTTTCAAACCAGAGAAAATGGAAAAAAAGATACGAAAGCTTAAAAGTTTAGATTTAAAAAGGGTGAACGAAGCGGATATTATATCAACACTTAAAGATGTTGTTTCCTATATACCATCTCCAAGTGCCGGTCATTCTGTAATAAATATGGTTTCTTCTTCAAGGCGGATAATAAATGGTACTAATCTTTTCCGTGTTAGAACTTGCGGGGATGATTTAGAGGAAATGAAAACAGAGAGTGACGCATGGAATCCTCCTGTTAAGATTGTAAAAACAGGACGAGTTAACAAAGAAGGAGAGTCTTTGTTGTACGTGGCTGAAGACATGGAAACTGCCATGAAAGAGATGAAAATGCAAAATAACCAATACTTTTGGTTAATCGTTTATGATGTAATAAAAGATGTAGATCTAATTGATATAGGAGAATATTGCTTTGATAATGGTGAATTTGATCAAATATACAGAATGATAGCTGCTTTTTTTAAATATGAATTTATGAGGAAAGTTGATATAGGACAAGAACACGAATACCGTGTTTCAAATCTGATAGCCAAGCTTTTCTATCCATATACTATTTACAAAGTTGATGGTTGGTCCTATCCATCAGTCGCTAATGAAGGTTCAAAATGTCTTTGTTTAGCTCCTGAAAAAGCAAGGGGCAAAATGAAAATTAAATATGCAATAAAATATTTGAAATTAGAAGATGAAATTATCCCTAGTCATATAGCATATTTGAATAAAGTGCGTAGATTCGAATATCAAACATTAACTTAA
- the sspL gene encoding small, acid-soluble spore protein L, with protein MSKKRNRGTKAPGVNPQGYGQDADFTPNPKSELENRAKKSNTKI; from the coding sequence ATGAGTAAAAAAAGAAATCGAGGTACAAAAGCACCAGGGGTTAACCCTCAGGGCTACGGACAAGATGCAGATTTCACTCCAAATCCAAAAAGTGAACTAGAAAATAGAGCGAAGAAAAGTAATACGAAGATATAA